Below is a genomic region from Nitrospirota bacterium.
ACCACGAGGACGCCCTGGGTCTTGCCGGACAGGCCCAGGTCTCGGGCCGTCCTGGGATCGAGGCTCTGGACGTCGAGCCCCGCCAGCGCATGGTCCGTCGTCCGTTCCGAGGCGGCCACTTTGACGGCTCCCGGCTGCTCCCCGACCGTCACGGTCAGGTCCATCGCCTTCCCGTTCCGTACCACCTGCACCGGAACTTTGGTGCCGACCGGCGTCCGGGTGACCTTGCGCTGCAGGACGACGGCGTCCTCGATCGGCGCACCTTGATAGCCGACGATCACGTCTCCTTGCTTGAGGCCCGCCTGCTCGGCCGGGCTGTCTTCGGCGACGTTGCTGACCAGCGCGCCCTTTGCTTCCTTGAGGTCGAACGATTGAGCCAGCTCCTGGTTCAGGTCCTGAATGCCGACGCCCAGGTAGCCCCGCACGACTTTGCCGGTCGCCACGAGACTGTCGTAGACCGGCCTGGCCATGCTGACCGGCACGGCAAACCCGACTCCCTGATAGCCGCCGGTCTGCGAGATGATGGCCGTGTTGATGCCGACCAACTCACCGGCTTGGTTGACCAGGGCGCCGCCCGAATTGCCGGGATTGATGGCCGCATCCGTCTGGATGAAATCCTCATACTGCGTGATGCCCATCCGGCCACGCCCGAGCGCGCTGACGATGCCGAGCGTGACGGTGGAATTGAGCCCGAAGGGGTTGCCGACCGCGAGCACATATTCGCCCACCTGCAATTTCGACGAATCACCCCAAGGCACAAAGGGCAGGTCGCGCCCATCCACCTTGATCACGGCCAGATCGGTCTTGGGATCGGTCCCGACGATCTTGCCGCGAAACTCCCGCTTGTCGGGGAGCGTCACGGCCAATTCCTGCGCTCCCTCCACCACGTGGTTGTTGGTGACGATGTATCCGTCAGGTGAAATGATCACGCCGGAGCCGACGCCACCGTGGCCATCCCCATGACGCTCGCCGGGAGGGACAGGCCCGCGCGGCCGTCCGGGATGGCCAAAAAACTCTTCCATCTGATCGCGCAAGTCGGTCTCGCGCCCGCGGCTCGTGCGTGAGGCGGTCGCCGTGATGTTGACGACGGCCGGCGTGACCGACTTGGCGATCTGGGCGAACCCGTTGCCTGCAACCGGGCTGGGCTGGCTTGCCTGAACCGTCGCGGCGACGAGTTGAGATCCGGTGTTGGAAGCGTGGGAGGCGGGCATGTACTCGCCGACCAAGAATCCAACGGCGATGAACACGGCGATTGCAGGTATCAATCCAGAAAGACGGCTTGCGAGATGGCGGCTCAATGGGGCATTCATGTGAAACCTCCTTATGGCTGATGCATCTTCGAGGCCGGGTGGTGCCGGATGTGTTTGCCTCGTTGAGCAGGAGGATAGCAGCCGAGGATGAGACGGAGGTTAAAGCAGGGTTAGAAGTTTCTAATGGATTGGTGCGGGAGCCAGTGGGAGGATCACCGTGAAACGCGAACCTTTACCGACGGTGCTTTCGACCTCGATGCGGCCCTTGTGGCTCTCGACAATCCATTGGCAGATGGCCAGGCCCAAACCTGTGCCTTTCTTGGAATGAGCCCTGGCTGTATCGGTCCGGTAAAACCGGTCGAAGATGCGGGCCTGTTCTTCGGGGGGAATGCCGATGCCGGAGTCCGCCACTGTCAGCCGCGCTTCTGTTCGATCCTGGGTCAGCCGTAACTCGACCGTCCCGCCTTGCCTGGAATAGGCCACGGCGTTGTCCACCAAGTTGAGGAGCAACTCCCGCAGCCGCAGTTCGTCTCCCAGGACGGTGACCGGTTCCAGCGGACCGGCGGTCACCTGGATCTGACGGTCTTGCCCCAGCACCGAGGCCTGTTGCTGAATGTCTTGGAGCAAGGTATCCAATCTGACCGGGGCCGACTGCACCGGTACTTGCCCGAGATCGGCTCTCGACAAAAACAGGAGATCGTCTACGATGCGGCTCAACCGGCCGATTTCTTCCAAACTGCTTTCCAGCACGATTCGGTAGTCCTCGGCAGACCGGGGGCGGCGCAGGGCCAGCTCCGTTTCCCCCCGCATCACGGTCAGGGGCGTCCGCAACTCGTGGGAGGCGTCGGCGCTGAAGCGACGCACTTGCTGGAAGGAGGCATCCAGCCGCGCGATCATCTTATTGAAGGTCGCTACGAGCCGGCCGATCTCGTCCTGAGACGGAGGAATGGTCAAACGTTGGCTCAGGTCCCCGCCGGCAATCCGTTCCGCCGCCTCGGTGATCGCTTCCACGGGCCGCAGGGCCCGGCCAGCCAGGAACCAGCCTCCGGCCAGCGCCACCAGCAAGGCGAAGGGCGCCGCTATCAGAAAGACCTCCAACATCCGGCGCAACGTATGGTCCACCGGGTGCAGGGAGGTGCCGACTTGCACGATGTTGACCAGGAGGCCGCCGCGGCGGATCGGGACCGATAGAATCCGAATCGGCGATTCGCCCTTGAACCTTGCGGACTCGAGCGTGGCTTGGCCGGCGAGGGCCGCCTCCAGCGCGGCCCGGCTCAGGGGGATCTCGTGCCGTCTCACATTGGGGGACTGGATGGTGACGCGGCCGGCCGGGCTGAAGATTTGAAAAAACTTGTCCAGGACCGCCAGCTCGGGGAACTCGGCGGCCAGGTCTTCGAACGGCAGCGTCGGGCCGACCCCGTGCAGTTCCAGGGCTTGAACCGCCACCGCCGCGGCCTGCTCGAGCGACCGATCGATTTGCTCCCGCAGGTCACGGGCCATTACCCCATAGAGCAGGGCGGCGAAGAGAACCAGACTCAGAGCCAGGGCCGAGCCGTACCAGAACGAGAGGCGCGCGCGAATGGAAACGGTTCCGCCCATCGTGTTCGCTGCCCCTTCCTGTGAGTCATTCGGCTGAAGGCTGAAAGCTGTCAGCTCTCAGCCTTCAGCACGTAGCCGCTGCCTCGGACGGTCTGGATCAAGGCGCGCTTCTGCCCCCGGTCGATCTTGTTGCGGAGATAGTTCATATAGACGTCGATCACGTTGGTAAAGGTGTCGAAGTCCTGATTCCAGACATGCTCGGAGATCATGGGGCGTGTCAGCACGCGCCCGGCGTTGCGCATCAGATATTCCAACAAGGCATATTCCTTCGCGGTCAACTCGATCCGCTGCCCTCCGCGCGTCACTTCGCGGGTCGCGGGATTCAGCGCCAGATCGTCCACTTGCAGGATGCCGGCCGATTCCCCGGCCCCCCGCCGCAGCAGGGCCCGGACGCGGGCCAGGAGTTCGTCGATCGCAAAGGGCTTGGTCAGGTAATCGTCGGCGCCGGCATCCAGTCCCTTCACCTTCTGATCCACCTTGGAGAGGGCGGTCAACAGCAGGACCGGGGCCTTGATGCGGGCATTGCGGAGCCCTTTGAGGACCTCCAGACCGGTCATGCCCGGAAGCATGATATCCAGGACGATCAGGTCATAGGCGCCGCTTTGTCCCAGGTCCAGACCGGTGGGCCCATCGCTGCAGACGTCCACCGCGTAGCTTTCCTCCTCCAGCGCCTTCCTGATGAACGACGCGACTTTGGCTTCGTCTTCAACGACTAAAATTCTCATCGTAGGCTGCTGAAAATGCCCTCCGGCTTTGTTCTCAGTCGCTCCCCCCCCTCAACGTACTTCCCCAGTATGTCTCGGGGTTCTCGCTCCCTGCGGTCTTGCTGGACGGCATTTTGAGCAGCCTGTCGGGCAACCCCGTCCTTCAGCGGCCATCGCAGAGGCCATCGCGCGTAGCTCCAAATGTCTTATCTCTCATAGCCTACTTCGGTGGAAAGCGGGTGATCGTCACCGGAATGTGAGAGATCGCCGGACCGTCAGGTGTCCGGCGCGCCAGGGAATGCTTCAGCCAGGCTGCGTCGTTGCGCGCGGGGAAATCGGACCGGTAATGGGCGCCCCGGCTCTCCTCGCGCGCCAGCGCTCCTGCCACAATCGTTTCCGCGATGTCCACGAGCGACTGCAATTCCAGCGCATGGATGAGGTCGGTGTTGAAGACCCTGCCGCGATCCTGCAGCGACACCTGCGCGGCGCGGGCTTGCAGCGCGCGGACTTGTCCGAGCGCCTCGGTCATCGACTCCTTCGTTCGGAAGATGCCAAGGTTCAGGCTCATGACCTTCCCCAAGTCGTCCCGGACCTGCCAGGCCCGTTCCGGTCCCTTGTGGTCCATGAGTTGCCCGATCCTCCGTTCTTCGGCCCGCAAAGTGTGATCCGAAATCGCGCGTGGCGCAAGGCCGCGCAGGGATTCGGCGGCGCGCAGACCGGCCCGGCGGCCGAACACGATCGTTTCCAGCAGCGAGTTTCCGCCCAGGCGATTGGCTCCATGCACGCTGACGCAGGCACATTCGCCGGCCGCATAGAGGCCCGACAGCTCGGTTTCCCCCCATTGGGTGGCCTTGACGCCGCCCATCTGATAATGGGCGCCTGGTTGGACCGGAATCGGACTTTCCACCGGGTCCACCCCGGCGAATTCGATCGCCAGTTGCCGGATTTGCGGAAGCCGTTCCTGAATTTTCGCGCGCCCCAGGTGGCGCAAGTCCAGCAGGATGCAGCCGTCCATCCCGCGGCCTTCCAAGATCTCCCGCCCGATGGCCAACGAAACGGTCGAGCGGGGGGCCAGTTCCATCTGCTCCGGCGCGTAGGTCTTCATGAACCGTTCGCCCAGCGTATTCAACAAGTAGCCGCCCTCGCCTCGCGCCCCTTCGGTGATCAGGATGCCCGTGCTTTTGAGCGTGGTGGGATGGAACTGGACGAACTCCATGTCTTCGAGCGGCGCCCCGGCCCGGTAGGCCAGGGCCATTCCGTCGCCGGTGTTGATCACCGCGTTGGTGGAGGTCAGGAACACCCGCCCGCTCCCGCCGGCGGCCAGGAGCACGGCTTTCCCGACGATGGCGTGGAGCCCGCCGCGAACGAGGTCCCAGGCCACGACTCCGCGGCAGACCCCCTCCTCGACGATCAAGGAGGTCACGTACCATTCCTCGTAGACGAACACCTGACGTTTGAGCAGCTGTTCATACAGGGCATGGAGGATGGCATGGCCGGTCCGGTCGGCGGCATAGCAGGTGCGCACCGCCCCGGCTCCGCCGAAGGGCCGCTGCGCGATCCGGCCATGCTCGTCGCGGCTGAAGATGACGCCCAGACGCTCCAGGTCCAGGATGTCGCCTGGCGCTTCGCGACACATGGTCTCGATGGCGTCCTGGTCGCCCAAGTACTGGCTTCCCTTGGCCGTGTCGAAGGCATGGGCTTCCCAGGAGTCATGCTCGCCGAGCGCCGCGTTGATGCCCCCCTGCGCGGCGACCGAATGGCTGCGCACGGGATGGACTTTGGACAGAATGGCCACGTCCAGGTGCGGATGGGCTTCGAGCGCGGCCAGGGCCGCCCTCATGCCGGCCAGGCCGGCGCCGACGATGACCAGGTCGTGGACCTTCATGCGTCCAGGCTTGTCCGAAGGCTCGGCGCGGGAATAAATCTGCGGGATTTCATGGGCCTATGATGGCCCAACTCAGCCGGATTACGCAAGGCAACAAAGCCCCGGCTTTCCCTTCACGGACCTCGGTGGAGTATGGTATACCAGAGCCCGAACGTAGACGGAGCCGCCTTCCACCCAACCACCGTCAACCCGGGAGTCATGAGCCCACGATGAATCGCGCCGACTTGCTCAAGCCGACAGACCAGTTTCTCCACCGCCATCTCGGTCCGTCCGAGGTGGATATCCAACACATGCTGGCCACCCTGGGCCTCACGTCGCTGGACGCCCTGATCGACGCGACGGTGCCGGAGGACATCCGGCTGCGCAAGCCGCTGGCGCTCGGCGCGCCCTTGAGCGAACATGAAGCGCTGGCCGCCTTGCGTGCGCTGCATGATCGGAATCAGGTCTGCCGGTCCTTCATCGGGATGGGCTACTACGATTGCGTCACGCCCCCGGTCATTCAGCGCAACATTCTGGAAAACCCCGGCTGGTATACGGCCTATACCCCCTATCAGGCCGAGATCGCCCAGGGGCGGCTGGAAGCCCTGATGAATTTTCAGACCATGGTCTCAGACTTGACCGGCCTGCCTGTGGCCGGCGCGTCCTTGCTCGATGAGGCCACCGCTGCGGCGGAGGCCATGACGATGTGTTTGCGGGTCGCCCAGCACGAGGGCCGCACAGACCGGCACCGGTTCTTCGTGGCCGAGGACTGCCATCCCCAGACGATCGCCGTGATGCAGGGGCGGGCGATGCCGCTGGGCATCGTCCTGGAAGTCGGTCGGCCGGACGACACGGTCGTCGCCAGGCCGGATCTGTTCGGGCTCCTGCTCCAATATCCGGCGACCGACGGCGCGCTGATCGACCACCGCGGCCTCATCACGCGGGCGCATCAAGCGGGCGTGCTGGTGGTCATGGCCACGGACTTGCTGGCCTTGACGGTGCTCCGAACGCCCGGCGAATCGGGCGCCGATATCGCCGTCGGGTCCAGCCAGCGCTTCGGCGTCCCGATGGGCTTCGGCGGTCCCCACGCGGCGTTTTTGGCCTGTAAGCAAGAGCACGTCCGTCAGATGCCGGGGCGGCTCATCGGACTCTCCAAGGATGCAGCCGGGAAGCCGGCCTACCGCATGGCGCTGGCGACCCGCGAACAGCACATCAGACGCGAAAAGGCCACCAGCAATATCTGCACCGCGCAAGTGTTGCTCGCAATCATGGCCGGTATGTATGCGGTCTATCACGGGCCGGAGGGGCTGCGCCGGACTGCTGAACGGGTTCATGGCTTGACGGCGATGCTGGCGGACGGGCTGCGCCGCCTGGGTCACGGGATTGCGCACCAGGCGTTCTTCGACACGCTCAAAGTGACGCCGGCCGGCGCCTCTGCCGAGCAGATTGCGGTTCGTGCGACGGAGCGGCGGATCAACCTGCGCCGCTTCGAAGACGGGTCCCTCGGCATCGCGTTGGATGAAGTGACGACGGCGGACGAATTGACCGCCCTATTGGATTGCTTTGCCGGAGGCAAACCGCTGACGTTCACGCTGGGCGAGCTGGCCGCGAAGAGCGAGCGGTGCATCCCGCCGGCTTTGGCGCGGACCAGCCCGTTCCTCACGCACGAGGTGTTCCATCGGTATCACTCCGAGCACGAGATGCTCCGCTACATCAATCGATTGCAGGCCAGGGACCTCTCGATGATTCATTCGATGATCACGCTCGGGTCCTGCACGATGAAACTCAATGCGACCGTGGAGATGATTCCGGTGACCTGGAAGGGATTCGGTCGCATGCATCCCTTCGCGCCGGTCGAACAGACGCGCGGGTACGAGACGATGTTCCGGCAGTTGGAGGCTTGGCTGGCGGAGATCACGGGGTTTGCGGCCGTGTCGCTCCAGCCCAATGCCGGGTCCCAGGGCGAGTATGCGGGGCTCATGGTCATCCGGGCCTATCACCGGGCTCGCGGACAGAGCGGGCGGGATGTCTGCCTGATTCCGGTCTCCGCGCACGGGACCAACCCGGCCAGCGCCGTCATGGCCGGCATGAAAGTCGTGGCGGTGGCTTGCGATGAGCGGGGCAACGTGGACCTGGCCGATCTGGAAGCCAAGGCGGAGCAGCATCGCGATCGGCTGGCGGCCCTGATGATTACCTATCCTTCCACGCACGGGGTCTTCGAAGAAGGCATCCGCAAGGTCTGCGCCATCATCCATGCGCGCGGCGGGCAGCTGTATATGGACGGGGCCAACATGAACGCGCAGGTGGGCCTCTGCCGGCCCGGAGACATTGGCGCCGATGTCTGCCATCTGAACTTGCACAAGACGTTCTGTATCCCGCACGGAGGCGGCGGGCCCGGCATGGGGCCCATCGGGGTCGCGGCGCATCTGGCGCCGTTCCTGCCCGGCCATCCGCTCCGCGAGACTGGCGGAAGCCAGGCCATCAAGCCGATCGCGGCGGCGCCATACAGCAGCGCGAGCATCTTGCCCATCTCTTGGGTCTACATCGCGCTCATGGGCGGGGAAGGACTGACCCAGGCCACCAAGGTGGCGATCCTGAACGCCAATTACATGGCGAAGCGGCTGGAGAAACATTTCCCGGTCCTCTATGCCGGCGCGCGCGGATTTTGCGCCCACGAGTTCATCCTGGACCTGCGTCACTTCAAAGACCAGGCCGGCGTCGAGGTGAACGACATCGCCAAGCGCCTGATGGACTATGGATTCCATGCGCCGACCATGTCCTTCCCGGTCGCGGGCACTCTGATGATCGAGCCGACGGAAAGCGAATCCCGAGCCGAACTGGATCGCTTTTGCGAGGCGCTGATCGCGATTCGCGGCGAGATTCGGGACATCGAGGACGGGCGCGTGCCGCGCGACGATAATCTCTTGAAGCATGCGCCGCACACGGCCCAGACGGTGACGGCTGCCGATTGGAAACATCCCTACAGCCGCGAGCAGGCGGCGTTTCCGGCTCCCTGGGTGCGCGAATCCAAGTTCTGGCCTGCCGTGGCGCGAATCGACAATGCCTACGGGGATCGGAATCTGGTCTGTACCTGTCCGCCGATGGAACAGTACTAGCGGCTGCTGAAAAAGGTTCCCAACTTTGTTCTCGGTCGTCCGTCTGCGGCCGCGCCACGGGGAAGACGCGCGCTTTGCGCGCGTGGGGCGGGTGGGTGTGAATGAGACCTTTTTGAGCAGCCTGTGGAGTTTGAAGGCGGTGTATAATTTCCCAGCCATGCTTCTTGGATTAGCAAGAGGTGAAAAGATGCGCTGGTTGCGGGTCGGGATGATTGTTGCGGCTCCCCTCATTCTCTCCGGCTGCCACTATTATGAGGAGTTCCGGATGATGAAGGGCACGGCCGACATCCGGTCCGAAACGGCTGATCTGATCCGGGCCTACCGCGAGTGTATGGAGCGGTATGAGAAGGAGCCGGCAAAGGCACGCGAGTACTGCTCCGGTTACTCCCAAACTCTGCGCGAGATTCAGCCGGCCGCCATGGGAGCCGCCGGACGGGACTCTGGCAAAGAGAAACCCTAGATAGAAGGAGGC
It encodes:
- a CDS encoding response regulator transcription factor; the encoded protein is MRILVVEDEAKVASFIRKALEEESYAVDVCSDGPTGLDLGQSGAYDLIVLDIMLPGMTGLEVLKGLRNARIKAPVLLLTALSKVDQKVKGLDAGADDYLTKPFAIDELLARVRALLRRGAGESAGILQVDDLALNPATREVTRGGQRIELTAKEYALLEYLMRNAGRVLTRPMISEHVWNQDFDTFTNVIDVYMNYLRNKIDRGQKRALIQTVRGSGYVLKAES
- a CDS encoding FAD-binding protein → MKVHDLVIVGAGLAGMRAALAALEAHPHLDVAILSKVHPVRSHSVAAQGGINAALGEHDSWEAHAFDTAKGSQYLGDQDAIETMCREAPGDILDLERLGVIFSRDEHGRIAQRPFGGAGAVRTCYAADRTGHAILHALYEQLLKRQVFVYEEWYVTSLIVEEGVCRGVVAWDLVRGGLHAIVGKAVLLAAGGSGRVFLTSTNAVINTGDGMALAYRAGAPLEDMEFVQFHPTTLKSTGILITEGARGEGGYLLNTLGERFMKTYAPEQMELAPRSTVSLAIGREILEGRGMDGCILLDLRHLGRAKIQERLPQIRQLAIEFAGVDPVESPIPVQPGAHYQMGGVKATQWGETELSGLYAAGECACVSVHGANRLGGNSLLETIVFGRRAGLRAAESLRGLAPRAISDHTLRAEERRIGQLMDHKGPERAWQVRDDLGKVMSLNLGIFRTKESMTEALGQVRALQARAAQVSLQDRGRVFNTDLIHALELQSLVDIAETIVAGALAREESRGAHYRSDFPARNDAAWLKHSLARRTPDGPAISHIPVTITRFPPK
- a CDS encoding DegQ family serine endoprotease, with the protein product MPASHASNTGSQLVAATVQASQPSPVAGNGFAQIAKSVTPAVVNITATASRTSRGRETDLRDQMEEFFGHPGRPRGPVPPGERHGDGHGGVGSGVIISPDGYIVTNNHVVEGAQELAVTLPDKREFRGKIVGTDPKTDLAVIKVDGRDLPFVPWGDSSKLQVGEYVLAVGNPFGLNSTVTLGIVSALGRGRMGITQYEDFIQTDAAINPGNSGGALVNQAGELVGINTAIISQTGGYQGVGFAVPVSMARPVYDSLVATGKVVRGYLGVGIQDLNQELAQSFDLKEAKGALVSNVAEDSPAEQAGLKQGDVIVGYQGAPIEDAVVLQRKVTRTPVGTKVPVQVVRNGKAMDLTVTVGEQPGAVKVAASERTTDHALAGLDVQSLDPRTARDLGLSGKTQGVLVVGVEPDSLAARAGIAQGDVIREINKQPVKSVQDFEKIASGLKKDQHILLLVNRHGAALFISVKV
- the gcvP gene encoding glycine dehydrogenase (aminomethyl-transferring); translation: MNRADLLKPTDQFLHRHLGPSEVDIQHMLATLGLTSLDALIDATVPEDIRLRKPLALGAPLSEHEALAALRALHDRNQVCRSFIGMGYYDCVTPPVIQRNILENPGWYTAYTPYQAEIAQGRLEALMNFQTMVSDLTGLPVAGASLLDEATAAAEAMTMCLRVAQHEGRTDRHRFFVAEDCHPQTIAVMQGRAMPLGIVLEVGRPDDTVVARPDLFGLLLQYPATDGALIDHRGLITRAHQAGVLVVMATDLLALTVLRTPGESGADIAVGSSQRFGVPMGFGGPHAAFLACKQEHVRQMPGRLIGLSKDAAGKPAYRMALATREQHIRREKATSNICTAQVLLAIMAGMYAVYHGPEGLRRTAERVHGLTAMLADGLRRLGHGIAHQAFFDTLKVTPAGASAEQIAVRATERRINLRRFEDGSLGIALDEVTTADELTALLDCFAGGKPLTFTLGELAAKSERCIPPALARTSPFLTHEVFHRYHSEHEMLRYINRLQARDLSMIHSMITLGSCTMKLNATVEMIPVTWKGFGRMHPFAPVEQTRGYETMFRQLEAWLAEITGFAAVSLQPNAGSQGEYAGLMVIRAYHRARGQSGRDVCLIPVSAHGTNPASAVMAGMKVVAVACDERGNVDLADLEAKAEQHRDRLAALMITYPSTHGVFEEGIRKVCAIIHARGGQLYMDGANMNAQVGLCRPGDIGADVCHLNLHKTFCIPHGGGGPGMGPIGVAAHLAPFLPGHPLRETGGSQAIKPIAAAPYSSASILPISWVYIALMGGEGLTQATKVAILNANYMAKRLEKHFPVLYAGARGFCAHEFILDLRHFKDQAGVEVNDIAKRLMDYGFHAPTMSFPVAGTLMIEPTESESRAELDRFCEALIAIRGEIRDIEDGRVPRDDNLLKHAPHTAQTVTAADWKHPYSREQAAFPAPWVRESKFWPAVARIDNAYGDRNLVCTCPPMEQY
- a CDS encoding HAMP domain-containing protein, with amino-acid sequence MGGTVSIRARLSFWYGSALALSLVLFAALLYGVMARDLREQIDRSLEQAAAVAVQALELHGVGPTLPFEDLAAEFPELAVLDKFFQIFSPAGRVTIQSPNVRRHEIPLSRAALEAALAGQATLESARFKGESPIRILSVPIRRGGLLVNIVQVGTSLHPVDHTLRRMLEVFLIAAPFALLVALAGGWFLAGRALRPVEAITEAAERIAGGDLSQRLTIPPSQDEIGRLVATFNKMIARLDASFQQVRRFSADASHELRTPLTVMRGETELALRRPRSAEDYRIVLESSLEEIGRLSRIVDDLLFLSRADLGQVPVQSAPVRLDTLLQDIQQQASVLGQDRQIQVTAGPLEPVTVLGDELRLRELLLNLVDNAVAYSRQGGTVELRLTQDRTEARLTVADSGIGIPPEEQARIFDRFYRTDTARAHSKKGTGLGLAICQWIVESHKGRIEVESTVGKGSRFTVILPLAPAPIH